One window of the Rufibacter radiotolerans genome contains the following:
- a CDS encoding ACT domain-containing protein, translated as MIHTLLIDCPDRKGLIFTITQIVFRNNLNITSNDEFVDRARNHFFMRAELSGELQPSHLGEELRVELPPEANIRLVPERKKNIVLLVTKEHHCLGDLLLRH; from the coding sequence ATGATTCATACGCTCCTCATTGACTGCCCAGACCGCAAAGGGCTTATTTTCACCATTACCCAGATCGTTTTCAGGAACAACCTCAACATCACCAGCAATGATGAGTTTGTGGATCGTGCGCGCAACCACTTCTTCATGCGCGCCGAACTCTCGGGGGAGCTGCAGCCTTCCCATCTGGGAGAGGAACTGCGGGTCGAGCTTCCGCCGGAGGCGAACATACGGCTGGTGCCGGAACGCAAAAAGAACATTGTACTCCTGGTCACCAAAGAGCACCACTGCCTGGGGGATCTGCTGCTGCGGCATTAG
- a CDS encoding formyltetrahydrofolate deformylase, with amino-acid sequence MNATILAVIGNYLELESLVSRFGIPFHYISHEGKTREAHDQEMSEVIDAYHPEYLVLAKYMRVLSSAFVARFPNRIINIHHSFLPAFIGANPYRQAFERGVKIIGATAHFVNTDLDEGPIIAQNVIQVNHAQGARDMAQAGRDVEKIVLAQALKLVFAEKVFVSNNKTIIF; translated from the coding sequence CTGAACGCCACCATTCTGGCGGTAATTGGCAACTACCTGGAGCTGGAGTCTTTGGTAAGCCGCTTCGGGATTCCGTTTCACTACATCTCGCATGAAGGAAAGACCCGCGAGGCGCATGACCAGGAAATGAGCGAGGTAATTGACGCTTACCACCCCGAGTACTTGGTGTTGGCCAAATACATGCGCGTGCTCAGCTCGGCATTTGTGGCCCGGTTTCCTAACCGCATCATCAACATCCACCACTCATTCCTGCCCGCCTTTATTGGTGCCAACCCGTACCGGCAGGCTTTTGAGCGCGGTGTGAAAATCATTGGTGCCACCGCCCACTTCGTGAACACAGACCTGGACGAGGGCCCAATCATTGCCCAGAACGTGATTCAGGTAAACCATGCCCAAGGTGCCCGCGACATGGCCCAGGCCGGACGTGATGTGGAGAAGATTGTGCTGGCCCAGGCCCTGAAACTGGTCTTCGCGGAGAAGGTGTTCGTAAGCAATAACAAGACTATTATCTTTTAA